One region of Streptomyces sp. NBC_00442 genomic DNA includes:
- a CDS encoding vWA domain-containing protein: MPALSLQKVQERAPALVSLYKSAGESLERHGLDDESAAVYLVVDHSGSMRPYFKDGSVQALADRVLGLSAHLDDDGRVPVVFFSTDIDAHTEIALDNHRGRIERIVANLGHMGRTNYHVAMDAVIDHYLESGASAPALVVFQTDGGPTSRAAAERHVCKAAALPMFWQFIGFGDPHSQQFDFLRRLDELAVPDFRRVDNAGFFAAGRDPRRMTDAQLYDRLLGEFPHWLRAARAEGIVR; this comes from the coding sequence ATGCCCGCACTGTCCCTCCAGAAAGTGCAGGAGCGTGCCCCCGCGCTCGTCTCCCTCTACAAGAGCGCGGGCGAATCCCTGGAGAGGCACGGGCTCGACGACGAGAGCGCCGCCGTCTACCTGGTCGTCGACCACTCGGGCTCGATGCGCCCGTACTTCAAGGACGGCAGCGTGCAGGCGCTCGCCGACCGGGTGCTCGGGCTCTCCGCCCACCTCGACGACGACGGCCGCGTGCCGGTGGTGTTCTTCTCCACGGACATCGACGCCCACACGGAGATCGCCCTCGACAACCACCGCGGTCGCATCGAACGGATCGTGGCCAACCTCGGCCACATGGGCCGGACCAACTACCACGTGGCGATGGACGCGGTCATCGACCACTACCTGGAGAGCGGCGCGAGCGCCCCCGCGCTCGTCGTGTTCCAGACCGACGGCGGCCCCACCAGCAGGGCCGCCGCCGAACGCCATGTCTGCAAGGCGGCGGCCCTGCCGATGTTCTGGCAGTTCATCGGCTTCGGGGACCCGCACAGTCAGCAGTTCGACTTCCTGCGCAGGCTGGACGAGCTGGCCGTGCCGGACTTCCGGCGCGTCGACAACGCCGGGTTCTTCGCCGCCGGGCGCGATCCGCGCCGGATGACCGACGCCCAGCTGTACGACCGGCTGCTCGGCGAGTTCCCGCACTGGCTGCGGGCGGCGCGCGCGGAAGGGATCGTACGGTGA